From a region of the Vanrija pseudolonga chromosome 2, complete sequence genome:
- the spg1 gene encoding Septum-promoting GTP-binding protein 1 — MTDQGYASSGSGSGRVSGGEGSDRNAIVLKVGMVGDSQIGKTSLMVKYVEGSFDEDYIQTLGVNFMEKTISIRNTEITFSIWDLGGQREFVSMLPLVSNDAVAILFMFDLTRKATLNSVKEWYRQARGFNKTAIPVLIGTKYDLFASLPREEQEEVTKQAKRFSKAMHAPLIFCSTSHSINVQKIFKIVLAKAFDLKCVIPEIDQVGEPILLYVDV; from the exons ATGACGGACCAGGGATAcgcctcgtcgggctcgggcagcgggcgcgtgtcgggtggcgaggggagcGACCGGAATGC CATCGTGCTCAAGGTCGGCATGGTGGGCGACTCCCAGATCGGCAAGACATCGCTCATGGTCAAATATGTCGAGGGGAGCTTTGA CGAGGACTATATCCAGACACTCGGCGTCAACTTTATGGAGAAGACCATCAGTATCCGGAACACGGAGATTACCTTCTCT ATATGGGACCTCGGCGGACAGCGCGAGTTCGTGTCCATGCTGCCGCTCGTTTCAAACGACGCCGTGGCCATCCTGTTCATGTTCGACCTGACGCGGAAAGCGACGCTCAACAGCGTCAAGGAGTGGTACCGCCAGGCGCGGGGTTTcaacaag ACCGCCATCCCAGTGCTCATCGGCACAAAGTATGACCTGTTTGCCAGCCTgccgcgcgaggagcaggaggaggtgACCAAGCAGGCCAAGCGCTTCTCCAAGGCAATGCACGCGCCACTG ATCTTCTGCTCTACATCCCACTCGATCAACGTCCAGAAGATCTTCAAGATcgtgctcgccaaggccTTTGATCTCAAG TGTGTTATTCCCGAGAttgaccaggtcggcgagcccATCCTCCTCTACGTCGACGTCTAG
- the SPAC57A7.05_0 gene encoding putative protein, whose translation MPEAHPLQPLNGAAAPVIQVTGEHESVRPGHHHATFVVGGDDEDVGGRASSLRSSRRSLNGQAAATQDKDKEKRNGTGTGNGAGNPPAPKDAAPTTPPKPPSAISKTYDKLMKTKYFSWIKPKLNFNSIKIVIRVAISMWLGFVLMMIHPVGFEMGPAAFLVLITTSLIPPWQSFVQVVDTIFNLVLYSCLSWCWVRAGCGDDVDLDKICIACVIAHATRHPTDPAKIAAAEAKFAYITNPTLRDLKMVTHATYLQAKPAIVSAVFLAFGTGLALWWKVRTAPSAATMPLVIACIIMDVGLTLVPMYPTAFYKIGWIPIQPIFIQAAIGLVCALFIFPQSASHQFRTKFAGVVDPLHKAVQQIETLFSEASHMNTFAVSEESKEGGKPAEGDPSARNVSFDAARGDRVRDSATDEKLKAWGDRSAAIRQVLLGSLAGVPPLAAQARYLPIDISFGRLSGKDLTEIYPLLSAMQARASGLSFFFNAIVNNVRHTHLDSAGFSAKVALEAHDSSRPPSRAPSRPASVRNIPSSRDLVDHSDTENGPHTPGAANGSGHVTPTQDGDDTRPDKDAKDENALMKRLHKHVKHGHRSHGHHHSHGHHGHGHGHKGSHMSLLEHLHKAQQPVGVYESQRYMDVERVEDRELDRVLEGMELLSKGSLPIAKALSEGLAAGSAWCHASDRRRFAGDLELKRCISELEVELKRYKMLRPDVIKPFAHLFDPSHLSEDKTTVHHKGLFYCFVAQYHIIEFGEALHAFLAMLSNKDDLRVKRRLWLPSPWALLAQFGIDWWKPKAKGAASDATEEEESEGLDASLDDDEEQVHDQLGEARRRNPDYMPWKSTPLILISKLTNVSDVLTSRSGMFFFKAAILSLLTSMPAYFHSTAAWYYDNRGIWATIMAQLTLAVFSGETLASWGSRLIASFFGGCIGLAAWYTGSGHGDGNPYGLGAVCAVVFPLVVFYRLYYPAPVTAIVFAASVSLVSYLNGHLFRLTNASWGWEVGWLRFVCVVVGITSAWFFSYLPPAYSARFATRQSYARSIGATGRILCDILSAANDPHPYVDETQNERTRQEIQRARAKLAKLKHRHHDATKEYTIRGRWPEKSYAGLLMTLEELVSLLMQFNHVLPQMDPHWRRSLLIRTRMSDPLFLGDVLAVISMSMAAMRAGTPLPQITPGPLIVKYHQSKHKGFVVPQDPGERHEDIPTHVTVEVLQGEQYMRYALGVATVYAIMSRLDGLVAVCKTLLGENFHISNLRFGESA comes from the exons ATGCCCGAAGCCCACCCGCTCCAGCCGCTcaacggcgcggcggccccaGTCATACAGGTGACGGGGGAACACGAGTCCGTCCGACcgggccaccaccacgcgacGTTTGTggtcggcggtgacgacgaggacgtggggggccgcgcgagcagcctgcggtcgtcgcgccgctcacTCAATGGCCAGGCTGCTGCGACAcaggacaaggacaaggagaagcgcaatggcaccggcaccggtAATGGCGCGGGCAACCCCCCTGCACCGAAGGACGCAGCGCCGACAACACCGCCCaagccgccctcggcgatcTCCAAGACGTATGACAAGCTCATGAAGACGAAATACTTCTCGTGGATCAAGCCAAAGCTCAACTTTAACAGCATCAAGATTGTGATCCGCGTTGCCATTTCG ATGTGGCTCGGGTTTGTCCTGATGATGATCCACCCTGTCGGCTTCGAGATGGGCCCCGCGGCGT TCCTCGTGCTCATCACGACCTCGCTCATCCCCCCATGGCAGAGCTTTGTGCAGGTCGTGGACACCATCTTCAACCTCGTCCTCTACTCGTGTCTCTCGTGGTGCTGGGTACGTGCGGgctgcggcgacgacgttgaCCTCGACAAGATTTGCATCGCGTGCGTCATTGCCCATGCGACGCGACACCCTACCGACCCGGCAAAGATTGCCGCGGCAGAAGCAAAGTTTGCGTACATCACAAACCCGACGCTGAGGGACCTCAAGATG GTGACGCACGCGACGTACCTCCAGGCGAAACCTGCCATCGTCTCCGCCGTCTTTCTCGCCTTTGGGACTGGCCTCGCCCTATGGTGGAAGGTCCGCaccgcgcccagcgcggcgaccaTGCCCCTTGTGATTGCGTGTATTATCATGGATGTG GGCCTTACCCTCGTCCCCATGTACCCGACCGCCTTTTACAAGATTGGCTGGATCCCCATTCAGCCCATCTTCATTCAGGCTGCCATCGGCCTCGTCTGCGCCCTCTTCATTTTCCCCCAGTCGGCGTCCCACCAGTTCCGGACCAAGTTTGCCGGCGTCGTGGACCCCCTCCACAAGGCAGTCCAGCAGATCGAGACGCTCTTCTCCGAGGCGAGCCACATGAACACGTTTGCCGTTTCCGAGGAGAGCAAGGAGGGTGGCAAGCCCGCTGAAGGCGATCCGTCGGCACGCAATGTCAGCTTTGACGCAGCCAGGGGGGACCGCGTGCGCGACTCGGCCACcgacgagaagctcaaggcATGGGGTgaccgcagcgccgcgatcCGCCAGGTGCTTCTTGGCAGTCTGGCTGGTGTCCCGCCACTCGCTGCTCAAGCTCGCTACCTCCCCATTGATATCAGCTTTGGCCGCCTGTCAGGCAAGGACCTGACCGAGATCTACCCCCTTCTCTCAGCTATGCAGGCGCGTGCTAGCGGCCTGTCGTTCTTCTTCAACGCTATTGTCAACAATGTGCGGCACACGCACTTGGACTCGGCAGGATTCTCCGCCAAAgttgcgctcgaggcgcacgaTAGCAGTCGCCCACCTTCCAGGGCGCCGTCACGCCCGGCCTCGGTCCGAAACATCCCTTCGTCGAGGGATCTTGTCGATCACTCAGACACGGAGAATGGGCCCCACACACCAGGAGCCGCCAATGGCAGTGGGCACGTCACACCGACCCAGGATGGGGACGACACCCGCCCGgacaaggacgccaaggacgagaaTGCGCTCATGAAGCGTCTGCACAAACATGTCAAGCATGGCCACCGAAGCCACGGACACCACCACAGCCACGGGCATCATGGACATGGACACGGACACAAGGGCAGCCACATGTCCTtgctcgagcacctccaCAAGGCGCAGCAGCCCGTCGGCGTGTACGAGAGCCAGCGCTACATGgacgtcgagcgtgtcgaggacAGAGAGCTGGACCGAGTTCTCGAGGGCATGGAGCTCTTGTCCAAGGGTTCGCTGCCAATCGCCAAGGCTCTAAGCGAGGGTTTGGCGGCTGGTTCGGCTTGGTGCCACGCCAGTGACCGCAGACGGTTCGCTGGAGATTTGGAACTCAAGAGGTGCATCTCGGAACTCGAGGTGGAGCTCAAGCGGTACAAGATGCTCCGTCCCGATGTCATCAAGCCGTTCGCCCACCTCTTCGACCCCAGCCATCTTAGCGAAGATAAGACGACGGTGCACCACAAGGGCCTCTTCTACTGCTTTGTGGCGCAGTACCACATTATCGAATTTGGCGAGGCGCTGCACGCGTTCCTCGCCATGCTCAGCAACAAGGACGACCTGCGTGTCAAGCGCAGACTGTGGCTCCCGTCCCCGTGGGCGCTGCTTGCCCAGTTTGGCATCGATTGGTGGAAACCCAAGGCCAAAGGAGCTGCGTCGGATGCCacagaggaggaggagagtgAAGGGTTGGACGCTTCCctggacgacgatgaggaacAGGTGcacgaccagctcggcgaggcaaGGCGCCGTAACCCCGACTACATGCCTTGGAAGTCGACGCCGCTCATTCTCATCTCCAAGCTGACCAATGTGTCGGATGTCTTGACCTCTCGCAGTGGCATGTTCTTCTTCAAGGCCGCCATTCTCAGTCTCCTGACGTCCATGCCGGCCTACTTTCACAGCACCGCTGCCTGGTACTACGACAACCGAGGCATTTGGGCTACGATCATGGCGcagctcaccctcgccgtcttctcTGGCGAGACACTTGCGTCGTGGGGCTCGAGGTTGATCGCGTCCTTCTTTGGCGGTTGCATCGGTCTCGCGGCTTGGTACACTGGCTCGGGGCATGGAGACGGCAACCCGTACGGCCTGGGAGCCGTCTGCGCTGTCGTCTTcccgctcgtcgtcttctaCCGCCTCTACTACCCCGCTCCCGTCACTGCGATCGTGTTTGCGGCGTCCGTGTCTCTTGTT TCGTACCTCAACGGTCACCTCTTCAGACTTACAAACGCATCGTGGGGCTGGGAGGTCGGATGGCTTCGCTTCGTCtgcgtcgttgtcggcatCACCTCTGCCTGGTTCTTCTCCTATC TCCCGCCGGCGTACTCGGCAAGGTTTGCTACGCGGCAGTCGTACGCACGCTCAATCGGCGCCACCGGCAGGATCCTGTGCGATATTCTGTCCGCCGCAAACGACCCGCACCCGTACGTCGATGAGACGCAGAACGAGCGCACTCGCCAAGAGATCCaacgcgcccgcgccaagctcgcaaAGCTCAAACAccgccaccacgacgccACAAAGGAGTACACCATCCGCGGTCGCTGGCCTGAGAAGAGCTACGCAGGCCTCCTGATgaccctcgaggagctcgtctCGCTCCTCATGCAGTTCAACCACGTCCTGCCCCAGATGGACCCGCACTGGCGCCGGAGCCTCCTTATCCGCACCCGAATGTCCGaccccctcttcctcggcgatGTGCTCGCCGTCATCTCCATGTCCATGGCCGCGATGCGCGCAGGCACCCCGCTACCGCAGATCACTCCGGGCCCCCTGATCGTCAAATAC CATCAGAGCAAGCACAAGGGCTTTGTCGTGCCCCAGGATCCTGGAGAGCGCCACGAAGACATTCCGACCCATGTCACGGTCGAAGTTCTCCAGGGAGAACAGTACATGCGctacgccctcggcgtggcaACGGTGTACGCCATCATGTCGAGGCTAGACGGCCTGGTGGCCGTGTGCAAGAC GCTTCTAGGAGAAAACTTCCACATCTCAAACCTGCGTTTCGGAGAATCAGCGTAG
- the sec8 gene encoding putative exocyst complex component sec8, whose amino-acid sequence MARRPNPGSRFQISNPQPVPELDFLGAGGLSDGPYPHPSAPASNLARPAWPAGGEATRSQVNADLSQRLNGGVLSGGIPIGGIVNSGGPPGRRPSAGHSPGQSTSALPPVVHARSASRQSVGMRDPSGFSPPRPQRSLRRGRESEDMQGGAPPPSSLRTVPTTHVTRPSNGQRIEIPPPTRLQIPPVHDSPVELVIPPVDYSPVSPVDGRPTGGWAADRADRAVARQQSDEVAQQAAAVRAGTGNTADDRLRNVVNAFRSAGRSAQNQPQQQQRRPRRGTVTRPAENNNWDDLTSGVGGGKFAEIDGVMRRIRKDWPFIMEGDFSSSSLALSLLSQAPSRSLPPHPDLEDFEAVHSALSISLQTAVQSHFQTFAASLPTHANFVAALERAQAQVKVSRVALKDAQEGISSKGKAELSSVRTRERMVREMLQILDHIDELKKVPEKLESLVAEKRFLQAALLLVRSIKQINHEDIRDIGAMSELRLFFNSQETSLTDVLVEELHNHIYLKTFNSETRWRSYVPGQTKLPVIEWAEDAPIRRDASGSVETSSRFSSYISHLAVKPNHEPILNEIAARSGRSASQLANTASITSLTSVGTTTDAVTGEVDSFAYMETLLEALAALGKLGTALDALVTRVPTEIHSLIDTTSDEVEERAEQRAEEISALRPPSLLLAEKQDLESMPLFDSDRVSASGDQGGLPKHAVILQDLFWTLYSKLSAVMEAHRAVYEAARWIASRRDFRDNSKADLNLNVPVLEIWRPVQHEVRQLLQIYLNDESAGSKSNSSAIPSVNEVLRDGKSRDKTRDLFRFSDTDTRAVNNEIKEVDEALKQSLRASVPGLINLQSGDVNVLSGGLASDDRVTAAGGYRTLTPANLFNVTILFQPTLAFIDRAVAIVPPGFEDDMSQFGTVLEEFVVDAYIPQLKEKVTASFQQAVSGYDAFQLDRRPGLGDKPPLKSSVRVMTLVQGLCTMLQQTPFHKEDYSRLIVGVVVQYYEQCATRFKDLATLPPSRTSPTQALALPAVWAQRDDVMAAMTRVRGASLDDRDEVEDAEQREVALEMGLLDNKMPRESQLINSTRRFESIGHLAQTIRWFMDSLIDIQELVDDKTAETATMSDGTASTAPRLPLTHAMAQRFGAIVKTYQQLIDMTLNTMRLEVRCRALCNLSASLQQGDFRLESEALEPDPDVTDLNTSLMEADEIVSRALSPADKEFIFRGLAALIDHVYVHAARNIKVVNSAGVRKIRRNILSLQQTLRGIIVSEPEGMLLRATEYWDLFERGPTKTLKSIHTTDPLFSFDDYNAMLTLQCKTDSDETLPDLNEYLIDLHALAMSIPGWDVGA is encoded by the exons ATGGCTCGTAGACCAAACCCGGGGTCCCGGTTCCAAATATCCAACCCGCAGCCGGTCCCAGAACTCGACTTTCTCGGCGCAGGTGGTCTGAGCGATGGCCCATATCCGCacccgagcgcgccggcgtccaaCCTTGCGCGGCCAGcgtggccggccggcggcgaggcgaccCGCTCACAGGTCAATGCCGACCTGTCGCAGCGGCTGAACGGCGGCGTCCTGTCGGGCGGCATCCCcatcggcggcatcgtcaaCAGCGGCGGCCCACCCGGCCGGCGGCCATCGGCAGGCCACTCGCCCGGCcagtcgacgtcggccttgcCCCCCGTCGTGCatgcgcgctcggcgtcgcggcagTCGGTGGGCATGCGCGACCCATCAGGCTTCTCCCCGCCCCGACCGCagcgctcgctgcgccgcggtcgcgagagcgaggacaTGCAAGgtggcgcgccgcctccgtcgtcgctccgcacggtgccgacgacgcacgtCACCCGCCCGTCGAACGGCCAGAGGATAGAGATtccgccgcccacgcgccTCCAGATCCCGCCGGTGCACGACTCGCCCGTGGAGCTCGTGATCCCGCCGGTCGACTactcgcccgtgtcgcctGTGGACGGGCGCCCGActggcggctgggcggctgaccgcgccgaccgcgccgtcgcgcgccagcagagcgacgaggtcgcgcagcaagccgccgcggtgcgcgcTGGAACGGGGAACACTGCCGACGACCGCCTCCGGAACGTCGTCAACGCGTTCAGGTCGGCGGGAAGAAGCGCCCAGAATCaaccacagcagcagcagcgccgtccGCGCAGGGGCACAGTCACGAGACCGGCCGAGAATAACAACTGGGACGATCTGACGTCTGGCGTTGGTGGCGGCAAGTTTGCCGAGATCGATG GTGTGATGCGCCGAATTCGAAAGGACTGGCCGTTCATCATGGAGGGCgacttctcgtcgtcgtcacttGCACTGTCATTGCTATCCCAGGCGCCGAGTAGAAGCCTACCGCCGCATCCCGATCTCGAGGACTTTGAGGCGGTCCATTCGGCGCTGTCGATCAGCCTGCAGACGGCGGTGCAGTCGCATTTCCAGACATTCGCCGCATCGCTGCCAACACACGCAAACTTTGTCGCTGCGCTTGAGCGTGCCCAAGCACAGGTCAAGGTCTCGCGTGTGGCGTTGAAAGACGCCCAGGAGGGTATCAGCAGCAAAGGCAAGGCCGAACTCTCGAGCGTCAGGACACGAGAGCGCATGGTGCGCGAAATGCTCCAGATCCTTGATCACAT CGACGAGCTGAAAAAGGTGCCCGAGAAGCTCGAGTCCCTGGTCGCGGAAAAGCGATTCCTGCAAGCTGCACTGCTGCTGGTTCGCAGCATCAAACAGATCAACCATGAGGATATCCGCGACATTGGTGCCATGTCAGAACTGCGATTGTTCTTCAACTCGCAGGAGACATCACTCACCGACGTCTTGGTCGAAGAGTTGCATAACCACATCTACTTGAAGACGTTTAACAGTGAGACAAGGTGGCGGTCATATGTGCCAGGACAAACGAAGC TGCCCGTCATCGAATGGGCAGAGGACGCCCCTATCCGCAGAGATGCCTCTGGATCGGTCGAAACATCGTCCCGCTTTTCGAGCTACATTTCTCATCTCGCCGTCAAGCCAAACCACGAGCCAATACTCAATGAGATTGCGGCGCGAAGCGGCAGGTCAGCGTCGCAGTTGGCGAACACGGCGTCGATCACGTCCTTGACATCCGTCGGAACTACGACCGATGCGGTGACAGGTGAGGTCGACTCATTTGCCTACATGGAGACACTGCTCGAGGCACTGGCGGCGTTGGGCAAGCTCGGTACAGCCTTGGACGCATTGGTGACCCGTGTACCGACCGAGATTCACTCCTTGATCGACACGAccagcgacgaggtcgaagaacgagcagagcagcgtGCGGAAGAGATCTCCGCCCTTCGTCCACCAAGCCTGTTACTGGCAGAAAAGCAGGACTTGGAGAGCATGCCGCTCTTCGACAGCGACAGAGTGTCCGCGTCAGGCGACCAGGGCGGCCTCCCAAAGCACGCCGTCATCCTTCAAGACTTGTTCTGGACGCTCTACTCCAAACTGTCGGCAGTGATGGAggcgcaccgcgccgtcTACGAGGCTGCACGCTGGATCGCCTCCCGCCGAGACTTTAGGGATAACAGCAAGGCAGACCTGAATCTCAACGTTCCAGTGCTCGAGATCTGGCGGCCGGTGCAGCACGAGGTCCGTCAGCTGCTACAAATCTACCTCAACGACGAATCGGCTGGATCCAAATCAAACTCCAGTGCCATTCCCAGCGTCAACGAGGTGCTCCGTGACGGCAAATCCCGAGACAAGACACGAGATCTGTTCAGGTTTAGCGACACCGACACCCGCGCGGTCAACAATGAGatcaaggaggtcgacgaggcacTCAAGCAGTCACTGCGAGCGTCGGTCCCAGGATTGATCAACCTGCAGTCCGGCGATGTCAATGTCCTCAGCGGTGGTCTGGCATCGGATGATCGAGTTACGGCGGCAGGGGGATACCGAACCCTCACACCCGCCAACCTCTTCAATGTAACGATCCTCTTCCAGCCAACACTGGCTTTCATCGACCGGGCAGTGGCAATCGTCCCGCCCGGCTTCGAAGACGACATGTCACAGTTCGGAACAGTACTCGAAGAgtttgtcgtcgacgcctaCATCCCGCAGCTCAAGGAAAAGGTCACCGCCTCGTTCCAACAGGCCGTGTCTGGTTACGACGCCTTCCAGCTCGATCGCCGACCAGGCCTTGGTGACAAGCCGCCTCTCAAG TCTAGCGTACGGGTTATGACATTGGTGCAGGGCCTGTGTACCATGCTCCAGCAAACGCCGTTCCACAAAGAGGACTACAGCCGCCTTAttgtcggcgtggtggtgcagTACTACGAGCAGTGCGCCACCAGGTTCAAGGATCTAGCAACGCTCCCACCGAGCCGTACCTCGCCTACGCAGGCACTTGCCCTCCCGGCTGTATGGGCACAGCGCGACGATGTCATGGCTGCCATGACGCGCGTCCGGGGCGCCTCT ctcgacgaccgcgacgaaGTCGAGGATGCAGAGCAGCGTGAAGTCGCCCTCGAGATGGGCCTCTTGGACAACAAGATGCCCCGCGAGTCGCAGCTCATCaactcgacgcgccgcttcGAGTCAATCGGCCACCTGGCCCAGACGATACGATGGTTCATGGACTCGCTCATCGACATCCAGGAGTTGGTTGACGACAAGACAGCCGAAACGGCAACCATGAGCGAcggcacggcgagcacggcgcctCGCCTGCCCCTCACCCACGCCATGGCACAGCGCTTCGGAGCCATTGTCAAGACCTACCAGCAGCTCATTGATATGACGCTCAACACGATGCGCCTCGAGGTGCGCTGTCGTGCACTGTGCAACCTCAGCGCGTCTTTGCAACAG GGCGATTTCCGTCTTGAGAGTGAAGCCCTGGAGCCCGACCCAGACGTCACGGACCTCAACACGTCGCTCATGGAGGCCGACGAGATTGTTTCACGCGCGCTGTCGCCAGCCGACAAGGAGTTCATCttccgcggcctcgcggcgctgatTGATCACGTCTacgtccacgccgcgcgcaacaTCAAGGTCGTCAACTCGGCGGGTGTGCGCAAGATCCGCCGCAACATTCTGTCCCTTCAGCAAACGCTGCGCGGCATCATCGTGTCCGAGCCAGAGGGCATGCTCCTCCGCGCCACGGAATACTGGGACCTGTTTGAACGTGGCCCTACGAAAACGCTCAAGAGCATCCACACGACCGACCCCCTCTTCTCGTTTGACGACTACAACGCAATGCTCACGCTGCAGTGCAAgaccgactcggacgagacACTGCCCGACCTCAACGAGTATCTTATCGATCTTCACGCACTCGCCATGTCCATCCCCGGCTGGGACGTCGGGGCCTAG
- the DNAJC21 gene encoding DnaJ subfamily C member 21 yields MGNDQSRSSASKEEDESNRRIDYYELLQVDIEATPDEIKKSYRKLALVNHPDKNPHRVEEATKLFADLQQAYEILSDPNERAFYDKHRNDHIETNDDDFYDHVRAGDTATNDKRSKFNNRRRGDPGVKLEQLMRFFDPKLARKMDDSNEGFYSVYRTLFNVLGSDEVLHTPEGQTSVYYPTFGDSTTPYAPPPGMTKAEKAKTHWVRDFYVAWGEFTTEKRFEWLEKWEAHRGEDRNVRRLMEKENKKLREDHRKEYIDTVRTLVEFVQHRDPRYKAYQAKLAQEKKQKALNPLASGASTPSFKAPPVDAEAARKREEERMRLAAAHVEQDWQKFSTKGPEDEEEVDEHAYEGDGTGIRMEDESGNEIFECVACNKTFQSEAQWTNHERSKKHKQAVFKLAKQMRAEAGGFDDDDFVTPKEELSPAEDALDDEDLELLDDDAETELIAELEELEIQEATEESFATIPTKSSKKKTNGVTQPESKTSPVKAAPPKPTPALVEDDADSVADSEPKQPELSKRDKRRAKEAKKKAEEEAAKQAWKESRKAAKKAGAGQAPPEEPSSKKVDVDSRFVQPKTKGKAKGGKGKVEKVVVKKEDVDRAVTDIQTAREKMVAKWADDWTDLVSRTRSVLFSGAEKVDFEVLCLGLGKPFSDRTAKIQLAFILELVSGLGGEPSIIESFDPVFEDGDLQVLEALGCTVIEENLRGQHIISAEKPHLAYLPHCSKALYEALLSTNFGPRLANAPQFLLIGNDLGEYLPGFVREPVSSVSTPATTEPETDEFVKPKKKRKNRGPSPRPIEDSVLRRVVPHFDTLMLSDLPETNLPGFARAFLSTGLQWLPAAKVSEVDWDKPLPPVVWPEDGEVA; encoded by the exons ATGGGCAACGACCAGTCGAGGTCGTCCGCCTCAAAGGAAGAGGACGAGTCAAACCGGAGAATCGACTACTATGAACTCCTTCAGGTAGACATTGAGGCAACTCCAGACGAGATCAAG AAATCATACAGGAAGCTTGCT CTCGTCAACCACCCGGACAAGAACCCCCACCGCGTCGAAGAGGCGACCAAGCTCTTTGCAGACCTGCAACAGGCTTACGAG ATTCTGAGTGACCCAAAT GAACGAGCATTCTATGACAAGCATCGCAACGACCACATCGAGACCAACGACGATGACTTCTACGACCAtgtccgcgccggcgacacTGCGACCAATGACAAGCGGTCCAAGTTTAACAACCGGAGGCGAGGAGACCCAGGCGTCAAGCTGGAGCAGCTGATGCGGTTCTTTGACCCCAAGCTGGCGAGGAAGATGGACGACTCGAACGAG GGGTTCTACTCGGTCTACCGCACGCTGTTCAACGTCCTCGGCTCTGATGAAGTGCTGCACACTCCTGAAGGACAGACGTCTGTGTACTATCCCACGTTTGGCGACTCGACTACACCCTACGCGCCTCCACCTGGCATGACCAAGGCGGAGAAAGCCAAGACCCACTGGGTCCGCGACTTTTACGTCGCATGGGGCGAGTTCACCACCGAGAAGCGCTTCGAGTGGCTAGAGAAGTGGGAAGCGCACCGTGGAGAGGACCGTAACGTCCGCCGACTCATGGAGAAGGAGAACAAGAAACTCCGCGAGGATCACCGCAAGGAATACATTGATACCGTCAGGACACTGGTGGAATTTGTTCAGCACCGAGACCCCCGCTACAAGGCATACCAGGCGAAGCTTGCACAGGAGAAGAAGCAGAAGGCTCTCAACCCTCTTGCCTCTGgagcctcgacgccgagcttcAAGGCACCacctgtcgacgccgaggcggcacgcaagcgcgaggaggagaggatgaggctggcggcggcccacGTGGAGCAGGATTGGCAAAAGTTTTCCACCAAAgggccagaggacgaggaggaggttgacgaACATGCGTATGAGGGTGACGGAACCGGCATCCGAATGGAGGACGAGTCTGGCAACGAGATCTTCGAGTGCGTCGCCTGCAACAAGACTTTCCAGAGCGAGGCGCAGTGGACCAACCACGAGAGGAGCAAAAAGCACAAGCAGGCGGTGTTCAA ACTTGCCAAGCAgatgcgcgccgaggcgggcggctttgacgacgacgactttgtgACGCCAAAAGAGGAGTTGTCGCCTGCGGAAGATGCTCTTGACGATGAGGACCTCGAACTTCTTGACGACGATGCGGAGACCGAGCTGATCGCCGAACTGGAGGAGCTGGAGATCCAGGAGGCCACTGAGGAATCGTTTGC CACAATTCCTACTAAATCGTCGAAGAAGAAGACCAACGGCGTGACTCAGCCAGAATCCAAAACCTCGCCGGTCAAGGCTGCGCCTCCAAAGCCCACGCCAGCCCtggtcgaggacgatgccGACTCGGTAGCCGACTCGGAGCCCAAGCAGCCTGAGCTGTCCAAGCGGGACAAGCGACGCGCAAAGgaggcgaagaagaaggccgaaGAGGAGGCAGCCAAGCAGGCCTGGAAGGAAAGTCGCAAGGCTGCCAAGAAGGCGGGTGCCGGACAGGCCCCTCCTGAGGAGCCTTCATCGAAgaaggtcgacgtcgacagccGATTCGTTCAGCCCAagaccaagggcaaggccaagggaGGAAAGGGCAAGGTTGAGAAGGTGGtggtcaagaaggaggatgTCGACCGCGCTGTCACCGACATCCAGACTGCGCGTGAGAAAATGGTGGCGAAGTGGGCGGACGACTGGACAG ACCTGGTTTCTCGCACGCGCTCAGTTCTTTTCTCTGGTGCCGAGAAGGTGGACTTTGAAGTGCTCTGCCTCGGGCTTGGCAAGCCATTCAGCGACCGTACTGCCAAGATCCAGCTCGCGTTcatcctcgagcttgtctctggcctcggcggtgagCCGTCGATCATTGAAAGCTTCGACCCCGTCttcgaggacggcgacctGCAGGTCCTCGAGGCACTCGGCTGTACCGTGATCGAAGAGAATCTT CGCGGTCAGCACATCATCAGTGCCGAGAAACCTCACCTTGCCTACTTGCCGCACTGCTCAAAGGCTCTCTACGAGGCATTACTGTCCACCAACTTTGGCCCGCGCCTTGCCAATGCTCCTCAGTTTTTGCTCATTGGTAACGACCTGGGTGAATACCTTCCCGGCTTTGTTAGGGAGCCTGTGTCATCCGTCTCAACCCCAGCCACCACTGAGCCTGAGACGGATGAGTTTgtcaagcccaagaagaagcgcaagaacCGTGGGCCATCGCCACGCCCTATCGAGGACAGTGTGCTTCGACGCGTCGTCCCACACTTTGACACGCTCATGTTGTCTGATCTGCCTGAAACCAACCTGCCAGGCTTTGCCCGCGCCTTCTTGTCCACTGGCCTGCAGTGGTTGCCCGCGGCCAAGGTCAGCGAGGTCGACTGGGACAAGCCGCTGCCTCCAGTCGTGTGGCCCGAGGATGGTGAGGTCGCGTAG